The following proteins are co-located in the Ruminococcaceae bacterium KH2T8 genome:
- a CDS encoding Glycosyltransferase involved in cell wall bisynthesis yields MKKLAFVTPWYGDTIPGGAEMELRGISKHLKASGIDVEILTTCIEKFSSDWNTNFHKAGVTEEGGLTVRRFKVRKRDTKGFDAINFKLMNDQPVTADEEKYFIQEMVNSTDLYDYIRDHKDDYSLFVFIPYMFGTTYYGIKACPEKSVMIPCLHDESYAYMDIYKDVFENMAGAIYHAQNEYVLANKIYDLSKVKQAVLGEGIDTDFTYDADRFRETSGIKDPFILYAGRKDAGKNIYLLLDYFREYRKRHEDSSLKLVLIGGGEIDIPADIKSEVIDMGYVDKQVKYDACAAALTLCQPSIHESFSLVLMESWLCERPALVHADCDVTRGFAQESNSALYFKDFYEFEGCIEYYIKHKEIAAEMGKTGREFVLKNFKWDIIVDKYTEFFESVAANTQSNDGGKEDDIS; encoded by the coding sequence ATGAAAAAGCTGGCTTTTGTTACACCATGGTACGGAGATACTATCCCGGGCGGCGCCGAAATGGAGCTTCGCGGCATCTCCAAGCACCTCAAGGCATCAGGGATCGACGTTGAGATCCTCACTACCTGTATAGAGAAATTCTCGAGCGACTGGAACACCAACTTTCACAAGGCAGGCGTCACCGAAGAGGGCGGCCTTACCGTTCGTCGCTTCAAGGTCCGCAAGAGAGACACCAAGGGCTTTGATGCCATCAACTTCAAGCTCATGAACGATCAGCCTGTTACCGCCGACGAAGAGAAGTATTTCATTCAGGAGATGGTAAACAGCACTGATCTTTACGACTATATCAGGGATCATAAGGACGATTACTCGCTTTTCGTCTTCATCCCCTATATGTTCGGCACTACTTACTACGGCATAAAGGCATGTCCCGAGAAGTCGGTCATGATCCCCTGCCTCCACGACGAGTCCTACGCCTACATGGACATCTATAAGGACGTCTTCGAGAATATGGCAGGCGCTATCTACCACGCTCAGAACGAATATGTCCTCGCCAACAAGATCTACGATCTTTCAAAGGTAAAGCAGGCAGTGCTCGGTGAAGGTATCGATACTGACTTTACTTACGATGCCGACAGATTCCGCGAGACTTCAGGTATAAAGGATCCCTTTATCCTCTATGCCGGACGAAAGGATGCAGGCAAGAATATCTACCTGCTCCTTGATTACTTCCGCGAATACAGGAAGCGCCACGAAGACAGCAGCCTAAAGCTGGTCCTCATTGGCGGCGGCGAGATCGATATCCCTGCGGATATAAAGTCAGAGGTCATCGACATGGGTTATGTCGACAAGCAGGTCAAGTATGACGCATGCGCAGCCGCACTTACGCTCTGTCAGCCTTCGATCCACGAAAGCTTCTCGCTCGTCCTCATGGAGAGCTGGCTCTGCGAACGCCCTGCCCTCGTCCATGCCGACTGCGACGTAACGAGAGGATTTGCCCAGGAATCCAATTCAGCCCTTTATTTCAAGGATTTCTACGAGTTTGAGGGCTGTATCGAATACTACATAAAGCACAAAGAAATCGCTGCTGAGATGGGAAAAACTGGCAGAGAGTTTGTCCTCAAGAATTTCAAATGGGATATAATAGTAGACAAGTACACAGAGTTTTTTGAGAGCGTGGCGGCGAACACGCAGAGTAATGATGGAGGAAAAGAAGATGACATCAGTTAA
- a CDS encoding TraX protein — protein sequence MDRFKKFQVLDGTMLKIIAMISMVFDHVGDVFFPNALWMRMVGRLAMPIFAFCIAEGYIHTRDKRKYLIRMGIFALVSELPFDLAFSHKVFELGHQNIMLTFFIAILALAIHDKILGGKDPGREKVGAGRFMLGFLAVIVMGGIAIFLRADYTFFGVGAVYLFYLLRSKTHWFRCFVGVVYLSILRTMGYYVTTGLSIIPLLMYNGKKGRGLKWLFYVFYPGHLLLLFIIKTLITG from the coding sequence ATGGATAGATTCAAGAAATTTCAGGTGCTCGACGGCACGATGCTAAAGATAATCGCCATGATCAGCATGGTATTCGATCACGTGGGAGATGTATTCTTCCCGAATGCCCTCTGGATGAGGATGGTAGGAAGGCTCGCGATGCCGATATTTGCATTCTGTATCGCTGAGGGGTACATCCATACGAGGGATAAGAGAAAGTATCTCATCAGGATGGGAATATTCGCGCTCGTAAGTGAGCTCCCTTTCGATCTGGCATTCTCACATAAGGTATTTGAGCTTGGTCATCAGAACATCATGCTCACGTTCTTTATCGCGATCCTGGCGCTCGCCATTCATGATAAGATCCTGGGCGGCAAGGACCCCGGAAGGGAGAAGGTCGGCGCAGGCCGCTTTATGCTTGGATTTCTTGCGGTCATCGTAATGGGAGGCATTGCCATCTTCTTAAGAGCTGACTATACGTTCTTCGGAGTCGGAGCCGTATATCTCTTCTATCTGCTTCGTTCCAAGACTCACTGGTTCAGATGTTTCGTCGGTGTCGTCTATCTTTCGATCCTGAGGACAATGGGATATTACGTAACTACGGGACTTAGCATCATACCGCTCCTAATGTATAACGGAAAGAAGGGCAGGGGGCTCAAGTGGCTCTTTTACGTGTTCTATCCGGGGCACCTCCTGCTGCTGTTTATCATAAAGACTCTGATAACAGGATGA
- a CDS encoding Acetyltransferase, GNAT family, whose product MEIRRLKIEEAAVLKDFLYEAIFIPEGVEPPARDIVELPELRIYYEDFGSSSSDLAIVADDDGKIAGAVWVRIMNDYGHIDEETPSFAISLYKEYRGMGIGTKLMYAMLDLLREEGFARASLAVQKANYAVRMYEKVGFKTVDENDEEFIMVCDLCPEFVYL is encoded by the coding sequence ATGGAGATAAGAAGACTTAAGATAGAAGAAGCGGCTGTACTCAAGGATTTCCTGTACGAAGCTATCTTTATCCCCGAGGGTGTCGAACCGCCTGCGCGTGATATAGTCGAGCTTCCCGAACTTCGTATCTACTACGAGGATTTCGGCAGCAGCAGCTCTGATCTTGCGATCGTTGCCGATGATGACGGGAAGATAGCAGGCGCCGTGTGGGTCCGTATAATGAACGATTACGGACATATCGATGAGGAGACTCCGTCTTTCGCGATATCGCTATATAAGGAATACAGGGGAATGGGTATCGGCACGAAGCTTATGTATGCAATGCTGGATCTCCTTCGCGAAGAAGGCTTTGCACGGGCATCACTTGCGGTTCAGAAAGCGAACTATGCCGTCCGTATGTATGAGAAGGTGGGCTTTAAGACTGTTGATGAAAACGACGAAGAGTTCATCATGGTCTGTGATCTGTGCCCCGAGTTTGTGTATCTATAG
- a CDS encoding VTC domain-containing protein, whose amino-acid sequence MEEIKHYRHELKYAVSYADYRAMCDWLRLIMKPDPHVSSDGLYTIRSIYFDNSDDKALVEKINGVAKREKFRIRYYNDDLSFITLEKKMKINDLCLKYDGRITEEECRKILMGLYIPSEPVGLSAGGFFML is encoded by the coding sequence ATGGAAGAGATCAAGCATTACAGACATGAGCTGAAATATGCCGTTTCATATGCTGATTACAGAGCGATGTGCGATTGGCTCCGGCTGATAATGAAGCCCGATCCGCATGTGTCATCCGACGGCCTCTACACGATAAGGAGCATCTATTTCGACAACAGTGACGATAAGGCTCTGGTAGAGAAAATAAACGGAGTGGCAAAACGAGAGAAGTTCAGGATCAGATACTATAACGACGATCTTTCGTTCATTACTCTCGAAAAGAAGATGAAGATCAATGACCTGTGCCTTAAGTACGATGGAAGGATTACGGAAGAAGAGTGCAGGAAGATCCTCATGGGCCTTTATATACCTTCGGAGCCCGTCGGCCTGAGTGCCGGCGGGTTCTTTATGTTATAA